One Bacteroidota bacterium genomic window, TTATTACAGGCGAAATTGAAAGACATTTTGCTCATGCAGTAGTACTTGCATCAGGAGGATATGCTAATGCTTATTTTCTTTCAACAAGTGCTATGAACTCAAATGTTACTGCTATTTGGAAAGCATATAAAAGAGGTGCTTATTTTGCCAATCCTTGTTTTACTCAAATTCATCCTACATGCCTTCCTTCTCATGGTGATTTTCAGTCTAAGCGTGTTCTTATGAGTGAAAGTTTAAGAAATGACGGTAGAATTTGGGTGCCAAAAAGTAAAGAAGATGCTAAAAAAATAAGAGAAGGAAAGTTAGACCCAACAACAATATCCGAAGATCAAAGAGATTATTATCTTGAAAGAAGATACCCTGCATTTGGGAATCTTGTTCCAAGAGATGTTGCTTCACGTGCAGGTAAAGAAGTATGTGATGAAGGTTATGGTGTTAGTGACACAGGATTTGCTGTTTATCTTGATTTTACTGATGCACTTGAAAGACTTGGTAAAGATGTAATTGAAGCAAGATATGGAAACCTATTTCAAATGTATGAAAAAATTGTTGATGTTGATCCTTATAAAACACCAATGATGATTTATCCGGCAGCTCACTATTCAATGGGTGGTATTTGGGTTGATTATGATTTACAAACAACTGTTCCAGGACTTTTTGCTATTGGTGAAGCGAATTTTTCTGACCATGGTGCAAACAGGCTTGGTGCTTCAGCTCTAATGCAAGGTCTTGCAGATGGATATTTTGTTATCCCTTACACAATTCAAAAATATCTTGCTGACCAAATAGGTGTTAAAAGAATGTCAACAGATCTGCCTGAATTTGATGAAGCTGAAAAAGGAACAAAAGCAAGACTGGATAAACTTATAAATATTCAGGGTACCAAAACTGTAGATTATTATCATAAATTATTGGGGAAATTGCTGTGGGATTATGTTGGTATGGCAAGAAATGAAGAAGGACTGACAAAAGCAATAAGACTAATTACAGAACTTAAAGATGATTTTTGGAAAAATGTATATGTTCCCGGAGAGTTAAATGATTTTAATCCTGAATTAGAAAAAGCAGGTAGAGTAGCCGATTTCTTTGAATTAGGAATTTTAATGGCAAAAGATGCATTGAACAGAAATGAATCATGTGGCGGGCATTTTAGAGAAGAATATCAAACCGAAGAAGGAGAAGCTTTACGTGATGATGAAAATTACGCTTATGTTGCAGCATGGGAATATAAAGGTGAAAATGAAGAT contains:
- a CDS encoding fumarate reductase/succinate dehydrogenase flavoprotein subunit translates to MAKLNSKIPEGPIAQKWTDYKSKMDLVNPANKRKLDIIVIGTGLAGASAAASFGELGFKVKTFCFQDSPRRAHSIGAQGGINAAKNYPNDGDSIYRLFYDTVKGGDYKSREANVYRLAEVSNEIIDQCVAQGVPFAREYSGDLANRSFGGALVSRTFYARGVTGQQLLLGAYGAMSKEIKKGNVEMYNRHEMLDIVIVDGRARGIIARNLITGEIERHFAHAVVLASGGYANAYFLSTSAMNSNVTAIWKAYKRGAYFANPCFTQIHPTCLPSHGDFQSKRVLMSESLRNDGRIWVPKSKEDAKKIREGKLDPTTISEDQRDYYLERRYPAFGNLVPRDVASRAGKEVCDEGYGVSDTGFAVYLDFTDALERLGKDVIEARYGNLFQMYEKIVDVDPYKTPMMIYPAAHYSMGGIWVDYDLQTTVPGLFAIGEANFSDHGANRLGASALMQGLADGYFVIPYTIQKYLADQIGVKRMSTDLPEFDEAEKGTKARLDKLINIQGTKTVDYYHKLLGKLLWDYVGMARNEEGLTKAIRLITELKDDFWKNVYVPGELNDFNPELEKAGRVADFFELGILMAKDALNRNESCGGHFREEYQTEEGEALRDDENYAYVAAWEYKGENEDVVLHKEELKYEDIEVKQRNYK